GCCGCCTTCTTGCAGCGCAAACTTGAATGTGCAGCTTGCCTTTGGCACAATCACGATTTTTCCTTTTTCAACAATGTGCAGGGTGTTTTTAGTTTCATATATGACTTGCCCGCACTTGCCCACCAGGCCTGTGTGCGTGCTGTTTTCCACGCAAACCATCAGGCCGACAAGCTCATGCCTTGCAATGTTCTGTCTTGTTATCATCACATTTCTCCGCATTTTCAGGTTACCCTCGGGCTTATCTTCGCAGTGCGGTTGAAACCGCTATGTTTTCCTGCGGGTAGCCCATTGCCACAAGCAAACCCTTCATTTTTCTTATATGGTTCCCTTGAAGCACAATCACGCCGTCTTTTGCAGTTCCGCCGCACGCAAGCTTTTGCTTGAGCTCCTTGGCCGTCTGCTCTATTTTCCCATCGTCAATGCCCTCGACAACAGTCACAAGCTTCTTGAACTTCTTGTTTGTGGTGTAGACCTGTATCTTCGAGACTTCCTCCTTTTCGAGGATGTCGCAGGCGCATATGTCCTTGAGCAGTCCGCATTTTTGGCAAAATTCAGGCAACCTTTTTCACCTCGTTTTGAGCTTGTGCAGCCTTGCCGCCCTGTTTTGCGGCAGTCTGCGCTGCCTCTGGTTTTTTCTCGGGCTTTGCGTCCTGTGGTGCGGCGGCACTTGCAGTCTTGCCTGCCTTTCTCTCCCTGATTTTCTTCACAAGCCCAAGCTTCTTCTCATGTATAATAGTAAGTATCCTTGCAACAGTCCGCTTCAGCTCCCTGATGCGTCCTGGGTTTGTTGCCCTGCCCCCTGTCCTCACAAGCCCACGCTCGCGGTTAAGTTCCACAAGCGCCTGGGACAGCCTGTCGGCAAGCGAGCTTCCCTCAAGCCCCCGTGCATCGTTTGCTTTCAATATTGCCATGGTTTTCCCCGTGCTTTCTTGATAATTTTGCCTACCTTCTCCTCTGCGGCCTTGCAAATGCCTGTTTTTTCTTTTCCTCCTCGGTTGCAACAGTCTCCCTTGGAGCCTTTTGCACGTCTTCTGCTGCTGCAATTATCCTTGGAAGCTCAACTGCCTTCCCTGGTTTTTTGTCAGGGAAAACGGTCCCAGGCTGGACAATTCTTACAAGCACTCCGATTGCCCCGGATTTGGGATATGCCGTCACATGGTCCTGTGTCACAAGGCGCGCCGGCTCACCTGCCTTTGGTATATAGCCTGCCACGACCCTGAGCCTTTTGGACCTTCCGCCCTTTGCCGCTATTTTTCCTGATGCGACTATCTCTGCGCCAAGTGCGCCGCTGCTCATAATCTCGCGGAGCAGGAAGTGGAGAATTGCCCTGACTTTTTTGCCCATCTCTATGTACCTGCAGGCCTTTTTTGCAACCAGGCGCGGCTCAAGGTGCTCGTTTCTTGTTTCAATGACTGACAACTGCGGGTTTTCAATCTTAAATTCCCTGTGTATTGCCTCTGTCAGGTCCTGGATTGTCTTTCCCTTCCTTCCAATGACCCTGCCTGGGTTTGTGACTTCCACTGCTATTCTTGTGACAACAGGCGTGCGCTGGATTTCAACCCTGGAAAAGCCTGCCTTGTCAAGCTCCCGCTCCAGAAATTCAGACACCCTGTGGCGTATTATCGAGTCTTCAATGAATTTTTTTTCAATGCCCATTGGCTCACTCCTTTCTTGCTGCAGCCTGTTCCTTCCCTGCTGCGGCTTGCGAGGGTTTTATTGCTTCCTTTGCCTTTGGCGCCACTGCCTGTGCGCCCTCGGCCTTCTTTTCAGCTTTTGCGGCTTTAAGCGCCTCGGGCTTTTTCTCACCGGCCTGGGCTGCACCTGCTGCTTGTGTTGCCTGCGGCTTTTTGGCACCTTGCCCGCCTACCTGCTCAATAACAATTTCAATCCTTGCCGTCTGGTATGACTGCCTTATCTGCCTTCCCTTTGGCGACATCCTTGGAATTACGCTTTGCCTGTTTGCGCAGACATGAACAATCTTTCCGTTCTCAAACCCAGCCTTTCTTGCATTTGCCGCAACGTTTTCAACAATCTCGATTGCCTTTTCAACAGCCTTGACTGGAAATCCTCCTTTCCTGCCGCCTAGCTGCGACCTATGCCCAAGCCCCTTGTTGAATT
Above is a genomic segment from Candidatus Parvarchaeota archaeon containing:
- the yciH gene encoding stress response translation initiation inhibitor YciH, whose translation is MPEFCQKCGLLKDICACDILEKEEVSKIQVYTTNKKFKKLVTVVEGIDDGKIEQTAKELKQKLACGGTAKDGVIVLQGNHIRKMKGLLVAMGYPQENIAVSTALRR
- a CDS encoding 30S ribosomal protein S3; protein product: MGIEKKFIEDSIIRHRVSEFLERELDKAGFSRVEIQRTPVVTRIAVEVTNPGRVIGRKGKTIQDLTEAIHREFKIENPQLSVIETRNEHLEPRLVAKKACRYIEMGKKVRAILHFLLREIMSSGALGAEIVASGKIAAKGGRSKRLRVVAGYIPKAGEPARLVTQDHVTAYPKSGAIGVLVRIVQPGTVFPDKKPGKAVELPRIIAAAEDVQKAPRETVATEEEKKKQAFARPQRRR
- a CDS encoding ribonuclease P protein component 1 produces the protein MITRQNIARHELVGLMVCVENSTHTGLVGKCGQVIYETKNTLHIVEKGKIVIVPKASCTFKFALQEGGVLVDGRQICFRPHERPKKARA
- the rpmC gene encoding 50S ribosomal protein L29 yields the protein MAILKANDARGLEGSSLADRLSQALVELNRERGLVRTGGRATNPGRIRELKRTVARILTIIHEKKLGLVKKIRERKAGKTASAAAPQDAKPEKKPEAAQTAAKQGGKAAQAQNEVKKVA
- the rplV gene encoding 50S ribosomal protein L22 — encoded protein: MPYAFKFKEGKTYAKAQMHDVNVSYKDMIQVCGAIRYKTVEKALEHLDNVLEGTEAILYKKFNKGLGHRSQLGGRKGGFPVKAVEKAIEIVENVAANARKAGFENGKIVHVCANRQSVIPRMSPKGRQIRQSYQTARIEIVIEQVGGQGAKKPQATQAAGAAQAGEKKPEALKAAKAEKKAEGAQAVAPKAKEAIKPSQAAAGKEQAAARKE